One Podarcis raffonei isolate rPodRaf1 chromosome 3, rPodRaf1.pri, whole genome shotgun sequence genomic region harbors:
- the LOC128411573 gene encoding zinc finger BED domain-containing protein 5-like, which produces MDKFLKRKELDSEQNLEPDESPSMSGDQNKAKMVSSSKFSGTRQYSESYISFGFTFTRDANKPTPLCVVCGEKLANSAMVPSKLKRHLQTKHHSLQNKNADYFVRLHENTEKQATFMRKTTKVNERALKASYQVAELIAKSKKSHTVAETLMLPACKAIVEEMRGPEAAKEIAKVPLSDNTISRRIKDMFADIESVVLEKIRINEKFALQLDESTDISGHAQLLANVCFVDEYLEQGGLKWENCTSVCTDGAAAMVGRTKGFVSRVKERNPDVIVTHCFLHREALVAKTLPADLVHVLDDVVRMINFVKSRPVKSRIFAALCEEMGAKHKTLLFHTEVRWLSCGKVLVRVYELWEKLKVFLTNERSDYAKLLASDEWCARLAYLADIFHHVNELNTRMQGRNENLLTSTDKINGFCSKVQLWHQHVESGNLEMFTLTKQWQGVHTAALCEIIVKHFKTLEEKLSFYFSSVSTECLDWVRDPYSSASVGGKDMTLQEQEELTELRQNRGFKLRFADLPLDSFWLDTAKEFPLLANKAILTLLPFSTAYLCEMSFSSMIAIKTKYRERLRAVDEELCVCLSSIPARISALCSAKQAQVAH; this is translated from the exons ATGGACAAgtttttgaaaaggaaagaacTGGACTCTGAACAAAATTTGGAGCCAGATGAGAGCCCAAGTATGAGTGGGGATCAAAATAAAGCAAAGATGGTTAGCTCAAGCAAATTCTCTGGCACAAGGCAATATAGCGAAAGCTATATTTCATTTGGATTTACTTTCACCAGAGATGCAAACAAACCAACTCCACTGTGCGTGGTGTGTGGTGAAAAGCTAGCTAACAGTGCTATGGTCCCAAGCAAACTTAAACGCCATCTCCAAACGAAACACCATTCGCTTCAAAACAAGAATGCGGACTATTTTGTTCGCCTGCATGAAAACACGGAGAAACAGGCAACTTTCATGAGAAAAACCACAAAGGTAAATGAAAGAGCTCTTAAAGCTAGCTATCAAGTTGCTGAACTTATAGCCAAGTCAAAAAAGTCACACACTGTGGCAGAGACATTAATGCTTCCCGCCTGCAAAGCTATTGTAGAGGAGATGCGCGGACCTGAAGCAGCTAAGGAAATAGCCAAAGTCCCTCTCTCAGACAACACAATTTCCAGACGTATTAAAGACATGTTTGCAGACATCGAAAGTGTGGTTTTGGAAAAGATCCGTATCAATGAGAAATTTGCATTGCAACTTGACGAGTCTACTGATATCAGTGGACATGCTCAACTCTTGGCCAATGTGTGTTTTGTTGATG AATACCTTGAACAAGGAGGACTTAAGTGGGAAAACTGCACAAGTGTCTGCACCGATGGAGCTGCAGCCATGGTCGGGCGCACCAAAGGCTTTGTAAGCAGAGTGAAGGAAAGAAATCCAGATGTGATTGTTACACATTGTTTTTTACACCGTGAGGCCCTCGTAGCCAAGACTTTACCAGCAGACCTAGTTCATGTGTTGGATGATGTTGTGCGCATGATAAACTTTGTAAAGTCACGACCCGTGAAAAGTCGCATATTTGCAGCTTTGTGTGAGGAGATGGGAGCGAAGCATAAAACCTTGCTGTTTCATACGGAGGTCCGGTGGTTGTCGTGTGGCAAGGTCTTGGTTCGTGTGTATGAGCTGTGGGAGAAACTTAAAGTGTTTCTGACAAATGAGAGGTCAGATTACGCAAAGCTGCTTGCAAGTGATGAGTGGTGTGCAAGGCTGGCATACCTGGCAGATATATTTCATCATGTGAATGAACTGAACACACGAATGCAAGGCCGAAATGAAAACCTGCTTACAAGTACAGATAAAataaatggattctgttcaaagGTGCAACTCTGGCATCAACACGTGGAAAGTGGCAATCTTGAAATGTTCACACTCACCAAGCAATGGCAAGGTGTTCACACTGCTGCACTGTGTGAGATAAtagttaaacattttaaaactctcGAGGAGAAGTTGTCATTTTATTTCTCTTCAGTCTCCACTGAATGCCTTGACTGGGTTAGGGACCCTTATAGCTCAGCATCAGTTGGTGGAAAGGACATGACTTTACAGGAGCAGGAGGAACTAACTGAACTGAGACAAAATCGTGGTTTCAAGCTAAGATTTGCTGATCTACCTTTGGACAGTTTTTGGTTGGATACTGCCAAGGAGTTCCCCCTTCTGGCAAACAAAGCTATTTTGACATTGCTCCCATTTTCCACTGCATATCTATGTGAGATGAGCTTTTCAAGCATGATTGCTATAAAAACTAAAtacagagagagactgagagctgTTGACGAAGAGCtatgtgtgtgtctttcttcGATTCCAGCCAGAATATCAGCTTTGTGTTCAGCCAAACAGGCCCAGGTTGCGCACTga